Proteins encoded within one genomic window of Mycolicibacterium monacense:
- the clpS gene encoding ATP-dependent Clp protease adapter ClpS: protein MVTPAKAPGTREQRDVATVPDQDEATDAPWVTIVWDDPVNLMTYVTYVLQKLFGYSEPHATKLMLQVHNEGKAVVSAGSRESMEVDVSKLHAAGLWATMQQDR from the coding sequence ATGGTCACACCGGCGAAAGCCCCGGGAACCCGCGAGCAGCGAGACGTGGCCACGGTGCCGGATCAGGACGAGGCCACCGACGCACCCTGGGTGACCATCGTCTGGGACGATCCGGTGAATCTCATGACCTACGTGACCTACGTCCTGCAGAAGCTGTTCGGGTACAGCGAACCGCACGCCACCAAGCTGATGCTGCAGGTGCACAACGAGGGCAAGGCCGTCGTATCGGCGGGCAGCCGGGAGTCCATGGAGGTCGACGTGTCCAAGCTGCACGCCGCGGGGCTGTGGGCGACCATGCAGCAGGATCGCTGA
- the aosR gene encoding oxidative stress transcriptional regulator AosR, whose amino-acid sequence MRKWKRVQTADGARFRSALEPHEAALLQSLVSSVKGMLDERESSAPADELEEITGMRTGHNAPPQDATMKRLLPDFFRAATDHPAGSGTAESLNSALRSLHEPEILAVKRDAAQRLLDTLPAGGGRFELTEDDAHAWAAAVNDVRLALGTMLDIDAMGSDELPPDHPMAGHVDVYQWLTVLQEYLVLSLVGKPLR is encoded by the coding sequence GTGCGCAAATGGAAGCGTGTGCAGACCGCCGACGGTGCGAGGTTCCGGTCCGCGCTGGAACCGCACGAGGCGGCACTGCTGCAGAGCCTGGTCAGCTCGGTGAAGGGCATGCTCGACGAACGTGAATCGTCCGCTCCCGCAGACGAACTCGAGGAGATCACCGGGATGCGCACGGGGCACAACGCACCGCCGCAGGATGCCACGATGAAACGGCTGCTGCCGGACTTCTTCCGTGCGGCCACCGATCACCCGGCCGGGTCCGGTACCGCGGAGAGCCTCAACAGTGCGTTGCGCAGCCTGCACGAACCGGAGATCCTGGCCGTCAAACGCGATGCGGCACAACGGCTATTGGACACCCTGCCGGCCGGCGGCGGGCGGTTCGAGCTCACCGAGGACGATGCGCACGCCTGGGCCGCCGCCGTCAACGACGTCCGGCTGGCCCTGGGGACGATGCTCGACATCGACGCCATGGGCAGCGACGAACTGCCCCCGGACCATCCGATGGCCGGACATGTGGACGTGTACCAGTGGCTGACGGTGCTGCAGGAGTACCTCGTGCTCAGCCTGGTGGGGAAACCCCTGCGATGA
- a CDS encoding P1 family peptidase, with the protein MSGSITDVGGILVGHHDRLDADAALGSGWASGTTVVLTPPGTVGAVDGRGGAPGTRETDLLDPSNSVRHADAVVLTGGSAYGLAAADGVMTWLEEQGRGVALDGGVVPIVPAAVIFDLPVGGWACRPTAEFGYAAAASAGVDVAVGTVGAGVGARAGVLKGGVGTASVILDGGVTVGAIVVVNSAGEAFDTATGLPWMAEYRREFGLVDPPADQIAAYAGRHQELSPLNTTIAVVATDAALSPAGCRRVAVAAHDGLARTLRPCHTPLDGDTVFALATGAVEVPPDPTTPASMSPEVPLMTAIGAAAADCLARAVMVGVLAAEGAAGIPTYRDLLPGAFG; encoded by the coding sequence ATGAGCGGATCGATCACCGACGTCGGGGGCATCCTGGTCGGCCACCACGACCGCTTGGACGCCGACGCCGCCCTGGGCAGCGGGTGGGCCAGCGGCACCACGGTCGTGCTCACCCCACCGGGCACCGTCGGGGCCGTCGACGGTCGCGGCGGTGCGCCGGGGACCCGGGAGACCGATCTGCTGGATCCGAGCAATTCGGTGCGCCATGCCGACGCCGTCGTGCTCACCGGCGGCAGCGCCTACGGGCTGGCCGCCGCCGACGGCGTGATGACGTGGCTCGAGGAGCAGGGCCGCGGGGTGGCGCTCGACGGCGGCGTGGTGCCGATCGTGCCCGCCGCGGTGATCTTCGATCTGCCGGTCGGCGGCTGGGCGTGCCGGCCGACCGCGGAGTTCGGCTACGCCGCCGCCGCGAGCGCCGGTGTCGACGTCGCGGTGGGGACCGTCGGCGCGGGGGTCGGGGCGCGGGCCGGCGTCCTCAAGGGCGGGGTGGGGACGGCCTCGGTGATCCTCGACGGCGGGGTGACGGTCGGCGCGATCGTCGTCGTCAACTCGGCCGGCGAGGCCTTCGACACCGCGACCGGACTGCCGTGGATGGCCGAGTACCGGCGTGAGTTCGGACTCGTCGACCCGCCCGCCGACCAGATCGCGGCCTATGCGGGCCGCCATCAGGAGCTCAGCCCGCTCAACACCACGATCGCCGTGGTCGCCACCGATGCCGCACTCAGCCCGGCGGGCTGCCGCCGGGTGGCGGTCGCCGCGCACGACGGGCTGGCCCGCACCCTGCGGCCGTGTCACACCCCACTCGACGGGGATACGGTGTTCGCACTGGCCACCGGTGCCGTCGAGGTGCCTCCCGACCCCACCACACCGGCGTCGATGTCACCCGAGGTGCCGCTGATGACCGCGATCGGGGCGGCCGCGGCCGACTGTCTGGCCCGCGCCGTGATGGTCGGCGTGCTGGCCGCCGAGGGTGCGGCCGGAATACCGACGTACCGGGACCTGTTGCCCGGAGCGTTCGGGTGA
- a CDS encoding Mov34/MPN/PAD-1 family protein codes for MLVIRADLVDAMVAHARADHPDEACGVIAGPEGSDRPERHVAMLNAERSPTFYRFDSMEQLKVWRSMDEADEVPVVIYHSHTGTEAYPSRTDIALASEPDAHYVLVSTRDPDEHELRSYRIVDGVVSEEPVKIVDTY; via the coding sequence GTGCTGGTGATCCGTGCCGATCTGGTCGACGCCATGGTCGCGCACGCCCGCGCCGACCATCCGGACGAGGCGTGCGGCGTCATCGCCGGCCCGGAGGGGTCCGACCGGCCCGAACGGCACGTCGCGATGCTCAACGCGGAACGGTCGCCGACGTTCTACCGGTTCGACTCGATGGAGCAGCTCAAGGTGTGGCGCTCGATGGACGAGGCCGACGAGGTGCCGGTGGTGATCTACCACTCGCACACCGGCACCGAGGCCTACCCGAGCCGTACCGACATCGCGCTGGCGTCCGAACCCGACGCCCACTACGTCCTGGTGTCCACCCGCGACCCGGACGAACACGAACTACGCAGCTACCGCATCGTCGACGGCGTGGTGAGCGAAGAGCCCGTCAAGATCGTCGACACCTACTGA
- a CDS encoding MoaD/ThiS family protein — translation MTVSVSIPTILRTHTGGEKRVSASGGTLADVIGDLEANYSGISERLVDPDKPGKLHRFVNIYVNDEDVRFSGGLDTPISDGDSVTILPAVAGG, via the coding sequence ATGACCGTTTCGGTGTCCATCCCGACCATCCTGCGCACCCACACCGGCGGGGAGAAGCGCGTCAGCGCCTCCGGCGGCACCCTTGCCGACGTCATCGGCGACCTCGAGGCCAACTACTCCGGCATCTCCGAGCGGCTCGTGGACCCCGACAAGCCGGGCAAGCTGCACCGGTTCGTCAACATCTACGTCAACGACGAGGATGTGCGTTTCTCGGGTGGACTCGACACCCCGATCTCCGACGGGGACTCGGTGACGATCCTGCCCGCCGTGGCAGGTGGGTGA